One Fictibacillus halophilus genomic window, AAGTATCCCATTAAACAAACTAGCAAAAAGAGTACGATTCCAAAATTGATTTGCGAACGACTTTCGTTCCGATAGCCTTCAGAAAGCTTGTATCCCGAAAAAACGAACATGATAACCAAATAGATAATGCCTACTATTAATGAATCCGTCACTTTAACAAGGTAAAAGAACGGCAAGAAAATTAATAGTTCCCATGCATGCAAGTATAAATTCTCCTGACGTTTTCTGATGACTGATAGAGCGAATAGGACGACCAAAACAGGAATGAATAGATAAGGATTAGGCAGCTCTAAATCTGAAGAAAATTCATTTGTAAGCAAGAAATATAAACCGTAAGCAAAACCAAAGCCAATGAGTGTTCCTAGTCGATTAAACGGTTGTTTAAATACGTTCTTTTCAACCCATAAGCCACTTGTAAATAGCGCAAATCCAAATATGAAGAACCATAGTAGATTAATATCATTAACCGTAATAAACATGAGACCTTGAATACTGAGTCCAATCGTGAAAACCCAAGATTTTAGAGTGGACGGATATAAGAAAACAAAGCCTCCAACAGCTATTATAAAAAGAATACATAAAAGATAACTAAAGCTTTGAAATTCATTTATGCTGTAAAGTTGCCCTCCAACTGTTAGTAGCCCAAGAAGAAAGAAATAAAGCTTGTGGCGATCTCTGAATAAATAAAAGATGGCAGGAAGGCTCCAAAATACGAATAAACGAGCATCGACGGCATTTAAATGAAAAGTTTGACCTAAGAGAATGATGCTTGCTCCAAATGTAATAATTCCAAGAAGATTAAGGGAAGTTCCTAATGAATGATGGCCTGTTTTCAAATACCGTTCACCAGAAAAGTAAAAACTCAGCATAAACACGATAAGTAAGGAAAGTCTGGCGATGGGTGAGATTTCTCCCCAATTTGAAGCGATGAAAGATAAGATACCGATGCCGATTAAAATACTGGCTAAAATGGGTAATACACCAGTAACTTTTCGCTTGTCTTCGGAATCTGGATATCTTGCAACGATTAAATCTAACTGATCTTCAGTGATGATGTTGTCAGCGATCCATTTTTGACCTTCTTTTCTCATCCATTGTTTGTTCATGTTTTACCACCTCAATTCATGTATATGTAAAGTCCTTATAAAACAGGACGAAACACCAATATTCTCTTTTAGTGTAATATTACACAAAGTAAATCTTGTTATCAAGCAATAAATTGAAAAGTGTATACGAATTCTTATGTTTAGACAAGGTGAACAAAAAGAGAACAGCTATCCAGGCTGTTCTCAAAATTATTACATTTATTTTTTGTCTTGTACATAATGCACGATTTTTAAAACGGTCTTTCGAGGCAAGAATCGAACGATGTTAGCCAAAGCTTTATTTTTAAATCCTGGAATTGCTATTGAATCTTTAGACATTAAGGCATTGTAGCCTGACCGTGCAACATCGCTCGCATCCATCGCACCTGATTGAAACAAACGAGAAGATTCAAGGCTTGCACGCTTTTCGAAGTTTGTAGCTGTAGCTCCCGGGCAAAGAGCAGTAACGCTAACATCTGTATGGCGTAGTTCATAGTTGATTGCTTCTGAGAAGGAAAGTACATATGCTTTTGTCGCATAATACACCGCCATTAAAGGTCCAGGTTGGAAAGCTGCAGTTGAGGCTACATTTAGGATCTTTCCTCGATTACGCTTAATCATTCCAGGAAGGAGCTGTTTAGTCATTGTTGTTAGGGCGGTAATGTTAACTTGAATCATCTCTTTTTCATCTTTCCATGATGTCTCGTTAAACGGTCCATAAGCAGCAAATCCTGCATTGTTGATCAAAACGTCAATCTTTATACCTTTTGCAATTATCTCTGCAGTCAGTTCTTCCGCAGCGTCTGTTTTGCTTAAATCTTTTGCAAATACGGTAACGTTAATACCGTATTTTTTTGACATTTGCTCGGCAATTTCATTAAGCTTTGTCTCATTTCTAGCTGTAAGCACCAAGTGATAGCCGTCTTTTGCAAAGAGATTGGCAAATTCAAGACCAATTCCGCTTGAGGCACCTGTAATGAGAGCATTTTTATTATTTATCATAAGAAACATCCTTTCTTATATCATGTTTATATGTTTAAGAATATCAACATGATAACATATCTTTAAAAATAAATAAACAATAACTAGTTAAAAAAGGTATGATAAAAGAAAAATGAATATTTTGACAAAGGAGGTGCGCACCATGAAAAACGTAATGATTGCAAAACACCCTGCAACAGGTGAAACCATTGATCAGTGGCTGGAAACGGGAGAAAATCAAGTACCTGAAATGTATGAAAAAGCGTCTGCTGCTTTTCAATATTGGTCCACTCGTTCGTTAGAAGCTCGATTAACGTTTATAAAAAAAATTAAGCAGTATCTGCTAGATAACATGGATGAACTTGTAGATGAAATTTGTGCTGCGACTGGAAAGGTGAAGACTGAAGCGCTAACAGCAGATCTTATGCCTGTTATTGATATCATTGGACATTATGAAAAGCGCGCACCAAAAATTTTAAAGCGGAAAAAAGTTTCCACCCCGCTTCTTTTTATCGGTAAATCTTCGTATGTGGATTATTTTCCTTTAGGAACAGTTTTAGTCATCTCTCCATGGAACTATCCTTTTCAATTGTCGATGACACCTGTAATATCTGCGTTGATGGCGGGGAATTCTGTGATTTTAAAACCATCTGAGGTTACACCTACGATTGGACTGTTGATTGAAAAAATTGCGAGAGAAGTAAATCTGCCTAAAAATGTCCTTCAAGTTGCGCACGGGGGAAAAGAGCTTGGACAAGCTTTAGTTTCTGGTACGCCGGACGGAATCTTTTTTACAGGATCTGTAGAGACAGGGCGTAAGATTGGTGTTGAAGCAAGCACGCGCTTTATTCCTTATACACTCGAGCTTGGCGGAAAAGATCCTATGATTGTATTTGAAGATGCTCACATAAATAGAGCAGTTAATGGTGCAGTTTGGGGGGCATTCACGAATGCGGGACAAGTCTGCATGTCGATCGAGAGAGTTTATGTGCAACATGCGATTCATGGTGAGTTCATCGATCGACTTGTGGAAGAAACGAAGAAACTTAAGCTTGGTGAGGATATAGGTTCATTAACTTTTCCTCACCAAAAAGAGATCATTAGAAATCACGTGAAGGATGCATTAGACAAAGGAGCTCTTCTGCTAACGGGCAAACATCCTGATCATTGGGGAGAAAGCATGTATTTAGAACCAATGATCTTAACGAATGTTACAGAAGAAATGAGCATTATAAAGGAAGAGACGTTTGGACCTGTACTGCCAGTGACATCGTTTGCATCAGAGGAAGAAGCGATTGAAAAGGCGAACAGCACGGAGTTTGGTTTAAATGCAAGTGTATGGACAAAGGATTCGACGAGAGCGAATCGTGTGACTTCAAAGCTTGTAACAGGCAGTGCAGTGATTAATGATGTGATGGTTTCAGTTGCAAATCCCCATCTACCATTTGGCGGTGTGAAAAGCAGCGGTGTAGGCAGATATCATGGAGACGAAGGCTTGTTCATTTTTACTCGTCAGATGTCTGTGATGAAGGATGCTGGAATCAAACAAAGAGAAGTGAATTGGTATCCGTATGAAAATAAATACTCAAAAATAAGAACATTGATCAAAGCCTATTTTTCAAACAGCAAACAGAGGGCTGAATTAATACGTTCAGGCATCAAACAGCTTCGGAAAAAATAAGAACTGTTTTCGCTTTGCAGAGTTGCTTTTGAATGTAGTTGATTTCCGTTATAGATGCTCGCTTTCAACGGGGCGAACGGTCAGCCTCCTGCCGCTATGCGCCCTTAGGAGTCTCGACACTTCCACTTCAATCATCTTGTCAATGAAGTAATAACAAAAAGAAAAGTTAGCTAAAATAAAAGCGATTCAGCCAATCATGCTGAATCGCTTTTTAGAAGTCTTTTTTCAATAGAAATGACAGTTAAGTTCTTTAAAAGGTGTTGCTTTTGAGTTTTTAAAAAGGCATCTTTGAAAGGTTGATTGTAGTGTAAGGTGGAAGACTTTTGGGGGATCAGTGTGACAGGTGAGACACCTTATGGCGCAAAGCGGCAAGGTGGCTCACCGCACACCCCCCGGAAAGCGAGCACCTGGAACGGAAATCAACTCCCCACAAGACATACGAATTTAACAAAAATCTACAGAATACATTCCTCTTCAATAATGTGAATGAGCTGTTTGAGCTGAACCACGGTTTGGTCAAGAGTTAAGAAATAAAAAATCTCTTTCCCTTTTTTCTCGGTCCCAACAATTCCAGCTTCTCGTAATATTTTTAAGTGATGGGAGACTGTTGGCCGTGACATAGGAGATTGACTCGCGATATCCGTTACATTCATTTTATCTGTTTCCGCTAAAAGCAGGACAAGGTCTTGTCTGACTGGGTCACCTAATGCTTGAAACAAAGGGATTGTTTTTCTGAACATCTCTACTGCATATTCATTTGACATATTCTTTCACCAACTTTTTCATAATCATCACATGATTTCATCTTACTATAATTCAGTATAAACCAAATAGACAACCTTTTTGAATATCTTACCGATTTGTAATGGGAACATCGCTATATATTGCCAGTGCCATGAGCGAATATAGAACACGGTGAGATACACAATAAGTGCAAGGGGGTGAAACACATGGCAAGAAGAAATAAATTGGTTGTCCCAGGAGCACAGCAAGCAATTGATCAAATGAAATATGAGATCGCATCTGAGTTCGGTGTTACACTTGGCCCAGATACAACTGCTCGTGCGAATGGCTCGGTTGGTGGGGAAATGACAAAACGTTTAGTCGCAATGGGTCAGCAGCAGTTAAGTGGCGGTAATCGCTAACTTAGCTTGTAGTTGATACAAAGGGGGGTGGAGGAATCCACCCTCTTTTTAAATCGAACTGGAGTTGATAATGATGGCGATGTGTCCGATCTGTAATAACTTTCAAACCATAAACGTCCGGTGTCCAGAATGCGGAAGAGCGGTTCAAGATCAAGGAAGAGTGAGTGACTTTTTCGACGATTACAGCCCCTACATGGAAGTGGATGAACTAAAACTAGAGGATGGCTATCCAGATAATTTTACAGACAGCCAGTGCCCACACGTTTTTTATTGTGATGCTTGTCATCAAGAAGTTCTTTTTTTCATTGGTGAATGGGAGTGAAAAAACCTTCATATCCAAAGAGACATGAAGGTTTATTGGCTGATTTTGATTCTTCTTTCAAGCAATACTCGAAGACCATCCAATAGAGAAGTTAAAATCCAATAGATGACTGCAGCTTCTAAGAGAACGGGAAGTACGATAAGTTGTGACGCGCTAATTTGATCGGCCATTAAGGTAAGCTCTGGTACGGTAATTACAGATGCTAATGAAGAGGCCTTAACGATATCAATCAGTGAATTCCAAACGGATGGAATAGAAATTCTCCATGCTTGAGGGAGAATAACTTCTTTATACGTAAGATATCTGTTCATTCCAAGAGAGAAAGCAGCTTCCCATTGCCCTTTTTCGATCGACTGAATAGCACCTCGATACGATTCTGCAATATAGGCACTAAAGTGGAGTATGAGTCCAGCAAGCGCCGCTTGCCAGCCCTCGGGTACATAAATAAACGTAAAGCCGTTATAAAGAATTAATAATTGAATTAATAATGGCGTTCCTCTGAAGAAAGAAATATACCCTTTAGCAATCCCTGACAAGAATTTATTAGATGACATCCTGCATAAAGCAATGACCAATCCAAAAATAAGCGCTCCGAAAATGGATACAAGGCTGATGACGATAGTAAAAACAGCTCCCTCCAGCAAATAGGGGAGGGAGTTGATCAGTATTTCTGATAGGTTATTCACTTACGTTTTCTCCAAAATATTTTTCGGAGAGCTTTTTCAGTGTACCGTCATTCTTCATTTCTTCAAGAGCTTTGTTTACATCTTTAATTAGATCTTTGTCATCTTTTCGGAATGCAAATGCCATTTCGTTCTCGTTAAATGGCTCACCAACAGCTTTAACGTTATAATCTGTTTTCTTTAATTCTGTCAGGATGAAAAGCTGATCGTTCATTGCAGCATCTACACGATTAACATCAAGATCAGTTAAGACTTGTGCAGCACCTTTATAGAACTTTGTTTTTGCTCCAGCTTTTTCAGCTTCAGCAGCATAGTTACTTCCTTGTGTTGTACCGACTACTTTGCCTTTTAAATCTTCAATCCCTTTAATATCTTTGTTATCTTTGTTGACGATAACTTGTCCGCCAGAAACGGTATATGGAGTAGAGAAATCATATTTAGCTTTTCTTTCATCCGTAATGGTTACTTGATTCGCTACAAGATCAAATCGTTTAGAGTCTAGAGAAGTAAACATGTTCTTCCATTCAGTGGCTACAAACTTCGGCTCCATATCAAGGCGTTTTGCTACTTCCTTTGCTACTTCAACATCATATCCTGTGATTTCGTTTGTCTTTTTATCACGGTAGGAGAATGGTGGATATGTAGCTTCTGTACCTATTGTAAGTACTTTTTTATCTGAACCTGAACCTGATTTTGACTCGTCAGAATTTCCGCATGCTGACAACAGAATGACAGAAAGAGCGAGAGCTGACAGGAATTTAAATGTGTTTTTCAATTGAAGTCCTCCTCGTCAGGACAATCCCGACAATTTTTATAGAATTAATTTTATAAACGAACGACGATTTCGTCAATCATTTAACATTTTCCCCGATAAAGAAAAAAATAACAGGGGAATTACAAGAAATCCTTTTATGCACAAAAAAAAGGTGACCCAAAGAATGAAATCTTTAGATCAACCCTTTACTTAATTTGAGATTTAACGGATACGTAGCTCCGTTTCTTTATCAAAGAAATGTGCTTTGTTCATGTCAAACGCTAAGGAAATGTCCTGACCGTTGCGAATGTCTGTACGTGAATCTACTCGTGCGATAAAATCTTGTCCGCTAACTGTAGAGTACAAGAACGTTTCAGCACCCATCAGTTCAGCAACGTCGATCTTCGCTTCAATCTTCGTGTTTGAAGATGACTCTAAGAATACAGGCTCGTCATGAATATCTTCAGGACGGATACCTAGAATAACATCTTTGTTGTTGTAGCCTTTTTCTTGTAGAATCTTCATTTTTCCGCCAGGAACGGCAATCTTCGTGTCACCTACTTTAAAGAATCCGTCTTCAAGCGTACCGTTCAAGAAGTTCATTGCAGGGCTTCCGATAAATCCACCAACAAAGACATTTTCAGGAGTATCGTATACTTCTTTCGGAGATCCAACTTGCTGGATACGTCCGTCTTTCATAACAACGATACGTGTTGCCATCGTCATTGCTTCTGTTTGGTCATGCGTTACGTAGATTGTAGTCGTTTGCAGACGTTGGTGAAGCTTTGTGATCTCTGCACGCATCTGAACACGAAGTTTTGCATCTAGGTTCGATAACGGCTCATCCATCAAGAATACCTTTGCATCACGAACGATGGCACGTCCTAGTGCAACACGCTGACGCTGACCACCTGAAAGTGCTTTTGGTTTACGATCCAAGTATTGCTCAAGACCAAGAATACGTGCTGCTTCTTTAACACGCTTTTCAATTTCTTCTTTGCTGAACTTTCTAAGCTTAAGTCCGAATGCCATGTTGTCATAAACGTTCATGTGAGGATACAGGGCATAGTTTTGGAAAACCATCGCGATGTCACGATCTTTTGGAGCTACATCGTTTACTACACGATCGTCGATGATTAGATCACCTTCAGAAATTTCTTCTAGACCAGCGATCATACGAAGTGTTGTTGATTTACCGCAACCAGATGGTCCTACGAATACGATGAATTCTTTATCCGAAATATCGAGGTTGAAATCATGTACAGCTGTTACTTTATTTTCATATCTTTTGACGATGTTATTTAATTTAATACCTGCCATTTGAATAATTCCCCTTTCGATGTAAACGTTTTCTTAATATTTTAAGTTTACGCTTTCATATCAGTAATCGTAAATGGACGACATGCCTAAAATAAAAAAAACTCTTTATGCAATGTGCACAAAGAGGATTTTTGAAGCTAGCGAAGATCTTTTTGTTCGATAAGAAGAATGGCCAAGTAAACGGTGAGTGCATTCTTCAATTGCTTAACATCAATACCTGTTTTGTCATAAAACTTTTCCACACGATATTGAAGGCTGTTTCGGTGAATATATAATTGTTTCGCTGCTAACGAAACGTTAAGGTTGCATTCAACAAATACTTTGATGCTTTTTAGCGTTTCCTCGTCTTCTTCTCGCCATTCTTCTACTAGTGATGTTAATGTTTGATCGGCCATCGGACTGGCGGTCTGAAGAAGGATATAGGGAACGATATCAGGGACCGTATACACGGATTTAGGCATCAAGCAATTTCTAACCTCTAAGAACTGCTGTTGCTCTCTGTCGTATGTTTCTTTTGCGTGATGAAGTTGATTGTTATAGCACCCTATATAAATAGAAATATCTAAATAAAAGTCTGTAGAGAGCATGTCTTTTAACGCTTCATAAGGTGTTTCACTAAACTCCTGTTTTGATGTCTCGATAATAACGCCACTCTTAAGGTCTCTGTTAAGAAGAAGAACAGAATCCTCCGGAAAAAGTCCATTGACCGCTTCTGAAAAAGAAGCATAATCGGTAATCGGCTGCTTGCTAAAAAAGTGTACAAATCGATAGAAACCCTCTTCCGTTGTTGTTTTTTCATCAAAAAGAAGCGATTTCCATTTTAACTGCTGTGCTGAAAAAGTATTTGCAAGATTATCATTTTCATATGTGTTAAACATCGATCGAAGTAATGTTAGTTCTGATTCTGAAACAGCAGATTTAGAAATACCGAATGGTTCGCTGTCATCTGAAAGGAACCAGTAAAATCCATGCTGCTGAGAGAGGTCTGTTGTTATGGAATTCTTATAGTGCTTCTTTAGCTTATCGAGCATCCTTTTTCATATCCTTTCAAGAAAAAGCTTGCTATTATTATAGCAATGTTATGTGGTTAACTAAACTAACAGATTCCCAAGAAGGAGGAGACACCATGAAATCGTGTCCTTGAGTAACTTCTGCAACGGTCGTGTACGACTGGGATAATAAAGAAATCTGGACAAATAAAAAAAATTGGGACAAGCAGGAACCACCAAAAGGATCAAAATCACTGATTCTTACATTTGATGATGGGCCATCCTCCGTTTTGGTTGAACTGCTGGATATTCTCAAAAAAAATAATGTCAAAGCGCTGTTCTTTTGGCAGTCAAAGTTGTTGCATAAAAATCGTCCTTGGAAACGTGTGATAGAGGAAGGTCATATGATCGGTGGACATTCATTGCGTCATCGCGTTTTAACAAGACTTTCTTATAGTGACCAGCTGCATGATATTACTACGAATTTGAAACAGATAGAGACACTAACGGGTCAAAAAGTAAAGTATTTTCGTCCGCCTTACGGACAGTTTAATGAAGATACATTGCAAGTTCTAAAAGAGCTCGGAGTGGTCCCTTTCTTATGGGAAGTGGCGGGTCTCGACTGGGAACCCAAACAGAATCCTTTACACATAGTTCATAATATCTTGAATCATGCTGAGGATGGCTCTGTTATCTTGCTTCATGAACTAAAGCAAACGGTAGAAATTTTAGATGAACTGATTTCTGAATTAAAACTAGAAGGCTATGAGTTCTTATTGCCTCCTAAATAGTTAAATAGGGAGCGGCCAAGATGAAGAAAAGAATTGTCGTTTCATTTAGTGGAGGAAAAGACTCTATTTTAGCTCTGTATCGACTACAGAAGTCTGAAGAATGGGAGATTGATTCCTTACTAACTACGTTGACAGAGGACTATGAGCGGACAACCATGCATGGCGTTCGTAATGAGCTTTTAGAAATGCAGGCAAAATCACTTGGTATACCGCTTCGAGTGGTTTGGATACCTAAAGATTGTCCGAATGATCTATACCAACAAAGAATGAAAAATGCTGTTGATGACATCATATCCGATGGTATACAGTACATCATGTTTGGCGATATTTTCTTAGAAGATGTAAAAGAGTACCGCGAAAAAATGTTAGACGGTACAGGGATCACGCCAATCTTTCCAATATGGGGCGAGAGTTCTGAGGAAATTATTGATGAGTTCTTACGTAACGGGTTTAAGACTGTTGTATGTTGCTCTGATACACTAAAAATAGATCCCTCCTTTACTGGCCGTGTCATAGACGAGGAGTTTATAGAAGACTATCCGAACAAGCATGATATATGTGGTGAAAACGGAGAATTTCACACCTTTGTTTTTGATGGACCGAACTTTTCCTTTCCTGTTACGTACACCTTAGGGGAGACGCGAATGGTAAGAGATATGATCAGTAATGAAGATCGTTTTTATTATGTGGATATCCTTCCGAAAGGGTAGGCTAAGTGTTTAGCATAATTATAATTCACGTATACTAGGAAAATAGAATCTAGAGTGGAGACA contains:
- a CDS encoding PucR family transcriptional regulator; its protein translation is MLDKLKKHYKNSITTDLSQQHGFYWFLSDDSEPFGISKSAVSESELTLLRSMFNTYENDNLANTFSAQQLKWKSLLFDEKTTTEEGFYRFVHFFSKQPITDYASFSEAVNGLFPEDSVLLLNRDLKSGVIIETSKQEFSETPYEALKDMLSTDFYLDISIYIGCYNNQLHHAKETYDREQQQFLEVRNCLMPKSVYTVPDIVPYILLQTASPMADQTLTSLVEEWREEDEETLKSIKVFVECNLNVSLAAKQLYIHRNSLQYRVEKFYDKTGIDVKQLKNALTVYLAILLIEQKDLR
- a CDS encoding SDR family NAD(P)-dependent oxidoreductase; this encodes MINNKNALITGASSGIGLEFANLFAKDGYHLVLTARNETKLNEIAEQMSKKYGINVTVFAKDLSKTDAAEELTAEIIAKGIKIDVLINNAGFAAYGPFNETSWKDEKEMIQVNITALTTMTKQLLPGMIKRNRGKILNVASTAAFQPGPLMAVYYATKAYVLSFSEAINYELRHTDVSVTALCPGATATNFEKRASLESSRLFQSGAMDASDVARSGYNALMSKDSIAIPGFKNKALANIVRFLPRKTVLKIVHYVQDKK
- a CDS encoding aldehyde dehydrogenase family protein; this encodes MKNVMIAKHPATGETIDQWLETGENQVPEMYEKASAAFQYWSTRSLEARLTFIKKIKQYLLDNMDELVDEICAATGKVKTEALTADLMPVIDIIGHYEKRAPKILKRKKVSTPLLFIGKSSYVDYFPLGTVLVISPWNYPFQLSMTPVISALMAGNSVILKPSEVTPTIGLLIEKIAREVNLPKNVLQVAHGGKELGQALVSGTPDGIFFTGSVETGRKIGVEASTRFIPYTLELGGKDPMIVFEDAHINRAVNGAVWGAFTNAGQVCMSIERVYVQHAIHGEFIDRLVEETKKLKLGEDIGSLTFPHQKEIIRNHVKDALDKGALLLTGKHPDHWGESMYLEPMILTNVTEEMSIIKEETFGPVLPVTSFASEEEAIEKANSTEFGLNASVWTKDSTRANRVTSKLVTGSAVINDVMVSVANPHLPFGGVKSSGVGRYHGDEGLFIFTRQMSVMKDAGIKQREVNWYPYENKYSKIRTLIKAYFSNSKQRAELIRSGIKQLRKK
- a CDS encoding DUF2157 domain-containing protein; this translates as MNKQWMRKEGQKWIADNIITEDQLDLIVARYPDSEDKRKVTGVLPILASILIGIGILSFIASNWGEISPIARLSLLIVFMLSFYFSGERYLKTGHHSLGTSLNLLGIITFGASIILLGQTFHLNAVDARLFVFWSLPAIFYLFRDRHKLYFFLLGLLTVGGQLYSINEFQSFSYLLCILFIIAVGGFVFLYPSTLKSWVFTIGLSIQGLMFITVNDINLLWFFIFGFALFTSGLWVEKNVFKQPFNRLGTLIGFGFAYGLYFLLTNEFSSDLELPNPYLFIPVLVVLFALSVIRKRQENLYLHAWELLIFLPFFYLVKVTDSLIVGIIYLVIMFVFSGYKLSEGYRNESRSQINFGIVLFLLVCLMGYFNLAWSFMPKSIFFLFGGVLLFILNAFLQRKKKQILRNGGPHHD
- a CDS encoding transporter substrate-binding domain-containing protein, with translation MKNTFKFLSALALSVILLSACGNSDESKSGSGSDKKVLTIGTEATYPPFSYRDKKTNEITGYDVEVAKEVAKRLDMEPKFVATEWKNMFTSLDSKRFDLVANQVTITDERKAKYDFSTPYTVSGGQVIVNKDNKDIKGIEDLKGKVVGTTQGSNYAAEAEKAGAKTKFYKGAAQVLTDLDVNRVDAAMNDQLFILTELKKTDYNVKAVGEPFNENEMAFAFRKDDKDLIKDVNKALEEMKNDGTLKKLSEKYFGENVSE
- a CDS encoding amino acid ABC transporter permease; its protein translation is MNNLSEILINSLPYLLEGAVFTIVISLVSIFGALIFGLVIALCRMSSNKFLSGIAKGYISFFRGTPLLIQLLILYNGFTFIYVPEGWQAALAGLILHFSAYIAESYRGAIQSIEKGQWEAAFSLGMNRYLTYKEVILPQAWRISIPSVWNSLIDIVKASSLASVITVPELTLMADQISASQLIVLPVLLEAAVIYWILTSLLDGLRVLLERRIKISQ
- a CDS encoding ArsR/SmtB family transcription factor — translated: MSNEYAVEMFRKTIPLFQALGDPVRQDLVLLLAETDKMNVTDIASQSPMSRPTVSHHLKILREAGIVGTEKKGKEIFYFLTLDQTVVQLKQLIHIIEEECIL
- a CDS encoding alpha/beta-type small acid-soluble spore protein; the encoded protein is MARRNKLVVPGAQQAIDQMKYEIASEFGVTLGPDTTARANGSVGGEMTKRLVAMGQQQLSGGNR
- a CDS encoding diphthine--ammonia ligase, whose translation is MKKRIVVSFSGGKDSILALYRLQKSEEWEIDSLLTTLTEDYERTTMHGVRNELLEMQAKSLGIPLRVVWIPKDCPNDLYQQRMKNAVDDIISDGIQYIMFGDIFLEDVKEYREKMLDGTGITPIFPIWGESSEEIIDEFLRNGFKTVVCCSDTLKIDPSFTGRVIDEEFIEDYPNKHDICGENGEFHTFVFDGPNFSFPVTYTLGETRMVRDMISNEDRFYYVDILPKG
- a CDS encoding ABC transporter ATP-binding protein, producing the protein MAGIKLNNIVKRYENKVTAVHDFNLDISDKEFIVFVGPSGCGKSTTLRMIAGLEEISEGDLIIDDRVVNDVAPKDRDIAMVFQNYALYPHMNVYDNMAFGLKLRKFSKEEIEKRVKEAARILGLEQYLDRKPKALSGGQRQRVALGRAIVRDAKVFLMDEPLSNLDAKLRVQMRAEITKLHQRLQTTTIYVTHDQTEAMTMATRIVVMKDGRIQQVGSPKEVYDTPENVFVGGFIGSPAMNFLNGTLEDGFFKVGDTKIAVPGGKMKILQEKGYNNKDVILGIRPEDIHDEPVFLESSSNTKIEAKIDVAELMGAETFLYSTVSGQDFIARVDSRTDIRNGQDISLAFDMNKAHFFDKETELRIR
- a CDS encoding polysaccharide deacetylase family protein, which encodes MYDWDNKEIWTNKKNWDKQEPPKGSKSLILTFDDGPSSVLVELLDILKKNNVKALFFWQSKLLHKNRPWKRVIEEGHMIGGHSLRHRVLTRLSYSDQLHDITTNLKQIETLTGQKVKYFRPPYGQFNEDTLQVLKELGVVPFLWEVAGLDWEPKQNPLHIVHNILNHAEDGSVILLHELKQTVEILDELISELKLEGYEFLLPPK